A genome region from Tolypothrix sp. PCC 7712 includes the following:
- a CDS encoding ATP-binding protein, which yields MLDIEELRQVELFASLSDEQLRWLCEQGKEIWLQPGDIHRSAGDPAEQVFIMIDGEVQVTQKVGNQEIVLVTYGPKTFFGELPILTGETHYWAGGKAVQPCHILELDKDKFWQMLATMPAVTTLILQTMAQRVQELQSMSQQREKLAALGTMAAGLSHEMNNPMAAVRRGTGELQKLFQQLPSLVLQLSQRQFTQPQIQYLGGLQQEVIAKQQQTTQLSPLSRCDREDELVDWLDDNGVSDGWKLAPTLVAVGLDANDLSKITQQVPAESLGDILAWLEASLSGLNLLSELDEGSSRVYELVKALQDYSYMDQAPLQEVNVHDGIESTLKMMHHKLKDGVAVIREYGNLPRISAYGSELNQVWTNLIDNAIDAVKGQGQLRIHTKCENDQVLIEIIDNGTGIAPEIQSRIFEPFFTTKGVGEGKGLGLDIVYRTVVGKHKGDVRFTSCPGNTCFQVRLPVVLTD from the coding sequence ATGCTGGACATAGAAGAATTACGCCAAGTAGAATTATTTGCCAGCTTAAGCGATGAGCAATTGCGGTGGTTGTGCGAACAAGGCAAAGAAATATGGCTGCAACCTGGTGATATCCACCGTTCTGCGGGCGATCCTGCCGAACAAGTTTTTATTATGATTGACGGTGAGGTACAAGTTACCCAGAAGGTAGGCAATCAAGAAATTGTCTTAGTTACCTATGGGCCAAAAACCTTCTTTGGGGAATTGCCCATTTTAACTGGAGAAACTCACTATTGGGCTGGTGGCAAAGCTGTGCAGCCTTGCCACATCCTGGAATTGGACAAAGATAAATTCTGGCAAATGCTAGCCACCATGCCGGCTGTCACCACCTTGATTCTGCAAACAATGGCGCAGCGGGTACAAGAGTTACAGTCCATGTCTCAGCAGCGGGAAAAACTCGCGGCTTTAGGCACAATGGCGGCGGGACTGTCCCATGAAATGAATAACCCGATGGCTGCAGTTAGGCGGGGAACTGGAGAATTGCAAAAGCTATTTCAACAGTTACCCTCGCTAGTGTTGCAACTGAGTCAACGACAATTTACCCAGCCGCAAATACAATATTTGGGTGGTTTGCAGCAAGAAGTAATTGCCAAGCAGCAGCAAACTACTCAATTGTCTCCCCTTTCCAGATGCGATCGCGAAGATGAACTGGTTGATTGGTTAGATGACAATGGTGTCAGTGATGGTTGGAAACTCGCGCCTACCTTAGTTGCAGTCGGCTTAGATGCTAACGACCTCAGTAAAATTACGCAGCAAGTCCCAGCAGAATCTTTAGGGGATATCTTAGCTTGGCTAGAAGCCAGCTTGAGCGGATTAAACTTACTCTCCGAACTAGACGAAGGCTCATCCCGTGTCTATGAGCTAGTCAAAGCTCTGCAAGACTACTCTTACATGGATCAAGCCCCCTTACAAGAGGTGAATGTCCATGACGGTATTGAAAGTACCTTAAAGATGATGCACCATAAACTCAAGGATGGAGTAGCGGTAATTAGAGAGTATGGCAATTTACCCAGAATCAGCGCCTATGGTAGCGAATTAAACCAAGTCTGGACTAACCTGATTGATAATGCCATTGATGCAGTTAAGGGTCAAGGTCAGCTTCGCATACATACAAAGTGCGAAAACGACCAAGTTTTGATAGAAATCATCGATAATGGCACAGGAATCGCGCCAGAAATCCAATCGCGCATTTTTGAACCATTTTTCACTACCAAAGGCGTAGGCGAAGGTAAAGGATTAGGCTTGGATATTGTTTACCGCACTGTAGTTGGGAAACATAAAGGAGATGTCCGATTTACCTCCTGTCCTGGTAATACCTGTTTTCAAGTTCGTCTACCAGTTGTATTGACGGATTGA
- a CDS encoding xanthine dehydrogenase family protein molybdopterin-binding subunit → MAQPILGTSIKRREDPELLRGEAKFTADITLPNMLHMAILHSTEAHALIKSIDTSVAEKMPGVVRVITGADTSAIFPLPVIMNPGGAEAKFPPHPYGIPAGQTILAINKVRYVGDFVAVVVAQTRQQAYDALKGIQVEYEPLPVVTDAEEALQPDAPQLYDNIPGNLNQYASYGDKEATEKAIAAAEVVIKQKIRIPRVIANSSETRATIADYNPETGDYTLWTNTQIPHGNRFLLSQLVLGIPYNKLRVIVPHMGGSYGSKGYLYSDTAITLFLAKELGRPVKWVDTRQGLARTTVHSHDHIEYATLAGNRDGKITALYCTNYANLGAFSGTNGPGAPTSLTGRSISGAYAIEHPFYEVYCVFTNTTQTGPIRGAGRTEAHCVIERLVDLFADEIGLDPAEVRRQNMVPPDQFPYKNGLGWTYDSGNYQVALDKALEMVDYKNIPQLKEQAKARGKYLGVGIGSFVAISGVGPSPIMATDIGLNGSTWGSVHLRVHPTGDVSLITGSQPHGQGHVTTFSQVAAQELGIDIERIEVIHSDTRGAVYAQGSYGSRSFSVEGATVYKAAQKINEKARKMAAHIFKVPEDEIIVEDGKFYPKNQPDQVKTIQDIALALWYAWDLPPGMEPGLEVITFFDPPDFSYPFGTHIAVVEVDQETGEVEVVRYVAVNDFGNVGNPMIVDGQTHGNIYLGISQALFEEAVYDESGKILTDDLTSYAIAKPSDLPHFELARTVTPTPHNPLGAKGAGDVSNPPVAPAIVNAVCDALTPLGVKHLNMPLTPEKVWRAMNGV, encoded by the coding sequence ATGGCTCAACCAATATTGGGAACCTCTATTAAACGGCGGGAAGATCCAGAATTATTACGCGGGGAAGCCAAATTTACAGCAGATATCACTCTGCCAAATATGTTACACATGGCAATTTTGCACAGTACTGAGGCTCATGCTCTGATTAAGAGCATTGATACCAGTGTGGCAGAAAAAATGCCAGGAGTGGTGCGAGTAATTACAGGAGCCGATACTAGCGCAATTTTTCCCCTCCCCGTGATTATGAATCCTGGCGGTGCAGAGGCGAAATTTCCACCCCATCCCTATGGCATACCAGCAGGTCAAACTATCTTAGCTATCAATAAAGTACGCTATGTTGGCGATTTTGTGGCTGTGGTGGTGGCCCAAACCCGTCAACAAGCATATGACGCTCTTAAAGGCATTCAGGTAGAGTACGAGCCGCTACCAGTTGTGACTGATGCTGAGGAAGCGCTGCAGCCAGATGCACCGCAACTATATGACAACATACCTGGTAATTTGAACCAGTATGCCAGTTATGGAGATAAAGAAGCCACAGAAAAAGCGATCGCAGCTGCTGAGGTAGTGATTAAGCAAAAAATTCGCATTCCCCGGGTGATTGCCAATTCTAGCGAAACCCGAGCCACGATCGCAGATTACAATCCCGAAACTGGAGACTATACCCTGTGGACAAATACCCAAATTCCCCACGGTAACCGCTTTTTGCTATCACAATTAGTTTTAGGAATTCCCTACAACAAACTGCGGGTGATTGTTCCCCACATGGGCGGAAGCTACGGTTCTAAAGGATATCTGTATTCAGATACAGCTATTACCTTGTTTTTAGCTAAAGAACTCGGTCGCCCGGTCAAGTGGGTAGATACTCGTCAAGGGTTAGCACGTACCACCGTTCATTCCCACGATCATATAGAGTATGCCACCCTGGCGGGTAACAGAGATGGCAAAATTACAGCCCTCTATTGCACCAACTACGCCAACCTTGGCGCTTTTTCTGGTACCAACGGCCCTGGCGCGCCTACAAGTTTGACAGGGCGCAGCATATCGGGGGCTTATGCCATTGAGCATCCTTTTTATGAAGTTTATTGCGTATTCACCAACACTACCCAAACAGGCCCAATTCGTGGTGCGGGAAGGACAGAAGCCCACTGTGTAATTGAGCGTTTGGTTGACCTCTTTGCTGATGAAATCGGTTTAGATCCAGCCGAAGTCCGCCGTCAAAACATGGTTCCTCCCGATCAGTTCCCTTACAAGAACGGTTTGGGCTGGACTTATGACTCCGGTAATTATCAAGTCGCCCTTGATAAAGCCTTAGAAATGGTGGATTACAAAAATATTCCCCAACTCAAAGAACAAGCCAAGGCGCGAGGTAAATATTTAGGTGTCGGAATTGGTTCCTTTGTCGCCATATCTGGTGTTGGCCCTTCGCCAATTATGGCTACAGATATTGGTCTCAATGGTAGTACTTGGGGTAGCGTTCACCTGCGCGTACATCCCACAGGTGATGTTAGTTTAATTACAGGTAGTCAGCCCCACGGTCAAGGTCATGTAACCACCTTCTCTCAAGTTGCTGCCCAAGAACTAGGGATTGATATTGAACGCATTGAGGTAATACATTCCGATACCAGAGGTGCTGTTTACGCTCAGGGTAGTTATGGTTCCCGGAGCTTCAGCGTTGAAGGTGCGACAGTTTATAAAGCTGCCCAAAAGATTAACGAAAAAGCCCGAAAAATGGCAGCTCATATCTTCAAAGTTCCAGAGGATGAGATTATTGTTGAGGATGGTAAATTCTATCCTAAAAATCAACCAGATCAAGTCAAAACCATACAGGATATAGCCTTAGCCCTTTGGTATGCTTGGGATTTACCACCAGGAATGGAACCAGGCTTAGAAGTCATTACCTTCTTCGATCCACCAGATTTTAGCTATCCCTTTGGTACTCATATTGCCGTCGTGGAAGTCGATCAAGAAACTGGTGAAGTTGAAGTAGTGCGCTACGTCGCAGTCAATGATTTTGGCAATGTGGGCAATCCAATGATTGTTGATGGTCAAACCCACGGCAATATTTATCTAGGGATTAGCCAAGCCTTATTTGAAGAAGCTGTTTATGATGAGTCTGGCAAAATCCTCACAGACGACCTCACCAGTTATGCGATCGCTAAACCTTCTGACTTACCCCACTTTGAACTAGCGCGTACCGTCACCCCCACACCACATAACCCTTTAGGAGCCAAAGGAGCTGGGGATGTCAGCAATCCACCCGTAGCACCTGCAATCGTCAATGCTGTTTGCGATGCTCTTACTCCTCTAGGAGTCAAGCATCTGAATATGCCTTTGACACCAGAGAAAGTGTGGCGGGCGATGAATGGGGTGTAG
- a CDS encoding NADP-dependent oxidoreductase, which produces MKAVRTHSYGKPEVLVYEDALLPGIGSEEVLVEVHAAGVNPLDCKIREGRMKAIFDYPKPFILGLDMSGKVAAIGSAVQNFHLGQEVYGVAEVSRSGAYGEYAIAQPQKLAAKPKTLDYIQAASIPVVAMTAWQALFDVAGVSPGQTVLIHAASGGVGIFAVQLAKLKGAKVIGTASANNLELVKELGADEVIDYKTTKFEDVVSNVDMVLDTIGGDTRERSWGVIKPNGILVSLISSLPPSQATALEKGVRAVGLVMQPQASQLTEIAALLDSGKIKTVVGKVLPLAAARQAHELIENGGIRGKIVLQVEQSST; this is translated from the coding sequence ATGAAAGCAGTACGCACTCATTCCTACGGCAAACCAGAGGTACTTGTTTATGAAGATGCTCTTCTTCCTGGAATTGGTTCAGAAGAAGTTTTAGTTGAGGTTCATGCTGCTGGAGTAAATCCCCTAGATTGTAAAATCCGTGAAGGTCGCATGAAAGCGATTTTTGATTATCCTAAACCCTTCATTTTGGGATTGGATATGTCCGGTAAAGTCGCGGCGATTGGATCAGCAGTGCAAAACTTCCATTTAGGTCAAGAGGTTTATGGAGTTGCAGAAGTGAGCCGTTCTGGTGCTTACGGCGAATATGCGATCGCGCAACCGCAAAAGTTAGCTGCAAAACCAAAAACCCTCGATTATATTCAAGCCGCATCTATTCCCGTTGTTGCTATGACAGCATGGCAAGCTTTATTTGATGTCGCGGGAGTATCACCAGGGCAAACCGTACTCATCCATGCGGCATCGGGTGGTGTTGGGATATTTGCTGTACAGTTGGCTAAGTTAAAGGGAGCCAAAGTCATCGGCACAGCATCAGCTAATAATTTAGAGTTGGTCAAGGAATTAGGCGCTGATGAGGTGATAGATTACAAAACCACTAAATTTGAAGATGTCGTCAGCAATGTAGATATGGTTTTAGATACAATCGGTGGCGATACACGGGAACGTTCTTGGGGAGTCATTAAACCTAATGGCATTTTGGTTTCGTTAATTTCCTCTCTTCCTCCCTCTCAAGCGACTGCTCTAGAAAAAGGCGTTCGTGCGGTGGGATTGGTGATGCAGCCTCAAGCTTCGCAATTAACAGAAATCGCGGCGCTGTTAGATAGCGGCAAAATTAAAACTGTTGTTGGTAAAGTATTACCTCTGGCTGCAGCTCGTCAAGCGCATGAATTGATTGAGAATGGCGGGATTCGGGGAAAAATTGTGCTGCAAGTCGAACAATCGTCAACATAG
- a CDS encoding NADPH-dependent F420 reductase: MKIGILGAGNIGGNLGKIWAAKGHEIFFAVREPHSDKVKALLNELGSSVHTGSLQEAVSFGEVVLLAVHWQNVPAVLQEIQGLMSDKILIDSTNRMIPPPPDTTGSAAEDIARALPGAKVIKAFSTLGANNLTNLKFGSEDASTFICGDDPKAKAIVTQLGEELGFDVVDAGLLNTAPLIESLTKLWVQISRNYGREIALKLLRR; encoded by the coding sequence ATGAAAATCGGAATTCTCGGTGCAGGTAATATTGGCGGTAATCTGGGTAAAATCTGGGCAGCAAAGGGACATGAGATTTTTTTTGCTGTGCGAGAACCTCACAGTGATAAGGTAAAAGCTTTATTGAATGAGTTAGGGTCTAGCGTTCACACAGGTAGTTTACAAGAAGCTGTCTCTTTCGGAGAAGTGGTGTTACTAGCTGTACATTGGCAAAACGTACCAGCAGTTTTACAAGAAATTCAAGGGCTGATGAGCGATAAAATTCTCATCGACAGCACTAATCGCATGATACCCCCGCCTCCTGATACTACTGGTTCAGCAGCTGAGGATATTGCTAGGGCACTCCCTGGAGCTAAAGTAATAAAAGCGTTCAGTACTCTGGGTGCAAACAATCTCACTAATTTAAAGTTTGGCTCTGAAGATGCTAGCACTTTTATTTGTGGCGATGACCCAAAAGCTAAAGCTATAGTTACCCAACTGGGAGAAGAACTTGGTTTTGATGTAGTGGATGCAGGACTATTAAATACTGCTCCTTTAATAGAGTCTTTAACTAAGCTTTGGGTACAGATATCACGTAACTATGGTAGAGAAATTGCCTTGAAGTTATTGCGACGGTGA
- a CDS encoding ATP-binding protein has protein sequence MLQEPNEIALFPQLSDEVLQHLQGYGTEIDLNVGEYLFKEGEHSYDFHVVLDGEIQVTKQVGGEEKLLAKHQRGEFIGELSILMEADSFATGYATQPSRVLKLELKTFKQIIATFPPLADVVLSTFAARTKAVESQLQQQEQLASLGKLSAGLAHELKNPAAAGARVAEELRSRFQESQTLALRLHQYSFTPAQLDFLAQLQQDSRVSHKLDLISQSDREDEITNWLEDHQVNQAWEITSTLVDAGLDADKLDALADQIPDVAISDVVHWLGANLTTLGLIGEIEQSTARISELVQSIKSYAHINPLLQHQVDVHQGIENTLTMLGHKLKGGIAVTRDYSQNLPLINTYGSELNQVWTNLLDNAIDALEGKGKIWIRTYQKDNYVIVEIADNGPGIPPEIQTRIFEPFFTTKGVGKGSGLGLDIVHSLIADKHHGQIHLHSQPGDTRFQILLPIMGNG, from the coding sequence ATGCTGCAAGAACCTAATGAGATCGCGCTTTTTCCCCAGTTATCAGATGAAGTGTTGCAGCATCTTCAAGGCTATGGGACTGAGATTGATTTAAATGTAGGTGAATATTTATTTAAGGAAGGCGAACATAGTTACGATTTCCATGTGGTTTTAGATGGGGAAATTCAAGTAACTAAGCAGGTGGGGGGAGAAGAAAAGTTACTCGCCAAGCATCAACGAGGTGAGTTTATTGGTGAACTTTCTATATTAATGGAAGCTGATTCCTTTGCGACTGGTTATGCAACTCAGCCTAGTCGGGTATTAAAGCTGGAACTGAAGACTTTTAAACAAATTATTGCTACTTTCCCACCCTTGGCTGATGTTGTGCTTTCTACTTTTGCGGCTAGAACCAAAGCTGTAGAATCGCAGTTACAACAGCAGGAACAATTAGCATCATTAGGTAAACTCTCCGCCGGATTAGCCCATGAGTTGAAAAATCCTGCTGCTGCTGGTGCTAGGGTAGCAGAAGAGTTGCGATCGCGTTTCCAAGAGTCGCAAACTTTAGCGCTACGTCTTCATCAATATTCCTTTACCCCAGCACAACTAGATTTTTTAGCTCAGTTACAGCAAGATAGCCGTGTTTCCCATAAACTGGATTTAATTAGCCAAAGCGATCGCGAAGATGAAATTACAAATTGGCTAGAAGACCATCAGGTTAATCAAGCTTGGGAAATTACATCAACTCTGGTTGATGCTGGATTAGATGCTGACAAGTTAGATGCTTTAGCCGATCAAATCCCAGATGTCGCAATCAGCGATGTTGTGCATTGGTTAGGCGCAAATTTAACCACTCTGGGACTAATTGGCGAAATTGAACAAAGTACAGCGAGGATTTCCGAATTGGTGCAATCAATTAAATCCTATGCTCATATCAATCCGCTGCTACAACATCAAGTAGATGTACATCAAGGTATTGAAAATACTTTAACAATGCTCGGTCATAAGCTAAAGGGAGGTATTGCTGTTACACGAGATTACAGCCAAAATTTACCACTGATTAATACCTATGGCAGCGAACTCAACCAAGTTTGGACAAATCTGCTAGATAATGCCATTGATGCGTTAGAAGGTAAAGGCAAAATCTGGATACGTACTTATCAAAAAGATAATTATGTGATTGTAGAAATAGCCGATAACGGGCCTGGTATTCCCCCAGAAATTCAGACCCGGATTTTTGAACCATTTTTTACTACCAAAGGGGTGGGTAAAGGTAGCGGTTTAGGTTTGGACATTGTGCATAGTCTCATAGCCGATAAGCATCACGGCCAAATCCACCTCCACTCTCAACCAGGGGATACCAGGTTTCAGATATTGCTACCGATAATGGGGAATGGGTAA
- a CDS encoding FAD-dependent oxidoreductase: protein MAKPMILTVDDDPQVLQAIARDLRKEYGDRFRILRADSGAAALEAIKELKLRNETVALFLADQRMPQMTGVEFLEQAIAIFPEAKRALLTAYADTDAAIAAINKTSINYYLTKPWDPPEERLYPILNDLLDDWFASYRPPFEGTRVIGHRWSPNSHKIKDFLARNHVPYQWLDIERDQEAQELVNYSGVDNAELPLVILPDGERLVKPSNIEIAAKVGLQTQAKQPFYDLAIVGGGPAGLAAAVYGASEGLRTVMIEREAPGGQAGTSSRIENYLGFPIGLSGADLARRGVTQAKRFGVEILTPQEVAGIRTNGNYRYALLKDGSEIACHALILAMGVSWRRLNVPGIEKLTGRGVYYGAAMTEAMECSNEKVYIVGGANSAGQAAMHFSKYAQQVHMLVRGDDLGKGMSQYLVDQIGATDNIIVQLNSSVVEVKGEESLEALTILNNVTGEQETVPANSLFIFIGAVPHTDWLDGIVERDERGFILTGPDLIKDGKRPKGWNVDRDPYLLETSVPGIFAVGDVHHGSVKRVASGVGEGSICVSFVHQYLAKVL, encoded by the coding sequence ATGGCTAAACCAATGATTCTGACCGTGGATGACGATCCTCAGGTTTTACAAGCGATCGCGCGGGATTTGCGTAAGGAATATGGCGATCGCTTCCGGATCTTACGTGCAGATTCAGGCGCAGCAGCACTAGAGGCCATCAAAGAATTAAAATTACGTAATGAAACAGTAGCACTATTTCTGGCTGACCAGCGAATGCCCCAAATGACTGGGGTAGAGTTTCTGGAACAAGCAATTGCTATCTTCCCCGAAGCGAAACGCGCCTTGCTGACTGCTTATGCAGATACCGATGCTGCGATCGCAGCTATTAATAAAACTAGTATTAATTACTACCTAACTAAGCCTTGGGACCCACCAGAAGAGCGGTTGTATCCTATTCTGAATGATTTACTAGATGATTGGTTTGCTTCTTATCGTCCACCTTTTGAAGGGACTCGCGTGATTGGTCATCGTTGGTCGCCTAATTCTCATAAAATCAAAGATTTCCTCGCCCGCAATCACGTTCCTTATCAATGGTTAGATATTGAACGAGATCAGGAAGCCCAAGAGTTAGTTAACTATAGTGGCGTAGATAACGCCGAATTACCTTTGGTAATTTTGCCAGATGGTGAGCGTTTAGTAAAACCCAGCAATATTGAAATTGCAGCCAAAGTTGGATTGCAAACCCAAGCTAAACAGCCATTCTACGACTTAGCAATTGTCGGTGGCGGGCCAGCCGGGTTAGCCGCCGCCGTCTATGGGGCTTCTGAGGGGCTGCGAACGGTGATGATTGAACGGGAAGCCCCTGGCGGACAAGCGGGAACCAGTTCGCGGATTGAAAACTACCTCGGTTTCCCCATTGGTTTAAGTGGTGCAGATTTAGCTAGACGCGGCGTTACCCAAGCCAAACGCTTTGGTGTAGAAATTCTCACGCCCCAGGAAGTAGCAGGAATTCGCACCAACGGTAACTATCGTTATGCACTACTCAAAGATGGCTCAGAAATCGCCTGTCATGCCTTAATTTTGGCGATGGGTGTTTCTTGGCGGCGGTTAAATGTCCCTGGAATCGAAAAACTCACAGGTCGGGGTGTATATTATGGTGCAGCCATGACCGAAGCAATGGAATGTAGCAACGAAAAAGTCTACATTGTGGGTGGTGCTAACTCCGCCGGACAAGCCGCAATGCACTTCAGCAAGTATGCCCAGCAAGTACATATGTTAGTGCGTGGTGACGATCTGGGTAAAGGAATGTCACAATACCTCGTCGATCAGATTGGTGCTACAGACAATATTATTGTGCAACTTAACTCCAGCGTCGTTGAGGTGAAAGGTGAAGAAAGTTTAGAAGCCTTAACTATTCTCAACAATGTGACTGGGGAACAAGAAACCGTCCCAGCTAACTCTCTGTTTATTTTCATTGGTGCTGTTCCCCATACCGATTGGTTAGATGGAATTGTCGAACGGGATGAACGTGGCTTTATCCTGACTGGGCCTGATTTAATCAAAGATGGCAAACGTCCCAAAGGCTGGAATGTAGATAGAGACCCTTACTTACTCGAAACCAGTGTACCAGGAATTTTTGCTGTGGGTGACGTGCATCATGGTTCCGTGAAGCGCGTAGCTTCGGGCGTGGGTGAAGGCTCAATATGTGTTAGTTTTGTCCACCAGTATCTTGCTAAGGTGTTGTAA
- a CDS encoding medium chain dehydrogenase/reductase family protein yields MKNQCVLVTAKGGSENLKLVEQDISEPKLGQVRIKILATGVSSADILMREGVYPVDPPSFPFVPGYDIVGIIDKCGDGVNKFQIGQKVAALTKIGGYAKFINLSENDLVLMPDGLDPVEAVAVILNYLTAYQILHRIAEVKAGEKVLLYAAAGGVGTAFLQLGQLAGLEMYGTASPEKHQTIIELGATPIDYRNGNVEERIKSLTGDGVDVVLDSIGGENCFRSYQTLRPQGRIVTFGASFILHGQAEPDLQEVFFWWRASLALNLISKDKQVLTYAISTFKQEHHGWYLEDLTTLLKLLAEKKIQPLIDKTMSLSEAKEAHHLLDTQAVRGKIVLLP; encoded by the coding sequence ATGAAAAATCAATGCGTACTAGTGACAGCTAAAGGCGGTTCAGAAAATTTAAAGTTAGTTGAGCAAGATATTTCTGAACCAAAACTTGGACAAGTGCGGATTAAGATTTTAGCAACCGGGGTTTCTAGTGCAGATATATTAATGCGTGAGGGAGTGTATCCGGTAGATCCTCCCTCTTTTCCATTTGTTCCGGGATATGACATTGTCGGAATTATTGACAAATGCGGTGATGGAGTCAACAAATTCCAAATAGGTCAGAAAGTCGCGGCATTAACTAAGATTGGTGGCTACGCAAAGTTTATTAATTTATCAGAAAATGACTTGGTATTAATGCCTGATGGACTTGATCCCGTAGAAGCTGTAGCAGTCATCTTAAATTACCTCACAGCTTATCAAATATTGCACCGCATTGCAGAAGTCAAAGCTGGTGAAAAAGTATTACTTTACGCTGCTGCTGGGGGTGTTGGTACAGCATTTCTACAGTTAGGTCAATTAGCAGGGCTGGAGATGTATGGTACAGCATCTCCAGAAAAACATCAAACAATTATCGAATTGGGAGCCACTCCCATTGACTATAGAAATGGCAATGTTGAAGAAAGAATTAAGAGTCTCACTGGTGATGGTGTAGATGTGGTTTTGGATTCCATTGGTGGAGAAAATTGTTTCCGTTCTTATCAAACTTTGCGACCACAAGGTAGGATAGTAACTTTTGGCGCTTCATTCATTTTGCACGGACAAGCAGAACCAGATTTACAAGAAGTATTCTTTTGGTGGCGTGCATCTTTAGCATTAAATTTAATATCTAAAGATAAACAAGTCTTAACTTATGCCATTTCGACTTTTAAACAAGAACATCATGGCTGGTATTTAGAAGATTTAACAACTCTTCTTAAATTGTTAGCTGAAAAGAAAATTCAGCCGTTAATTGATAAAACAATGAGTTTATCAGAAGCTAAGGAAGCACATCATTTACTTGATACACAAGCGGTAAGAGGTAAGATAGTTTTATTGCCTTAA